ACGTTGCGTCCGCCCTGCAACTTCAGCCCGGTCGCGGTGGTATGCTCAAGCGTCAGTCCCTCCAACCACACTTCGCCGTGCTCCACGAGCAGTGCGGCTGATCCCGTTTCCGCACGAATGACCACCGCCTCCCGGCCAGCCCCCATCAGGTGAATCGGCGACGTGCCCGCGGGAATGGTCAACGCCTCGGCATAGGTCCCCGCCGCCAGGTGAATCTGCCACCAGTCCGCAGTCTCCGCCGCGGACGGAGCCGCGTCGATCGCCGCCTGCACGGTCAAAAAGTCTCCGGATCCATCCGCCGCCACGTGGACCGCCGCATGTGCCGGGATTACCCACAGCGAAACCAGCAGCCCAACGCGTCCGCAGCCGCCGATCATGAGCCGCCACACCGACAAGCATCGAAAGTTCATCTTCATAAGAAAGCAGGCGGAGGGTGTGCTCGCCGACGCCCCATGGCGATCCTGTGTCTGCGCTCGGTGTTGAGCAGGTCCCCGACAACGTGGCTTTTCTCCGAGAGGTGGACGCGGACGTCCCGGCCGCGTCGCGCCCTGCCTCTCGGCTTCTCGCCCAGCCCCTGGCCTGGCTACGCTCGGCTCGGCACCGTCAGCCTGCGAGACGTCGCCCGGAGGTCGACGTCCACCTTTCCTGTGAGACGCCTGTTCCATGTTTTCCGTCTCGCCCTCCCTTCTCGGCGCTTCCCTTTCGCCTAAATCAGTCAACGATGAGACTGCGGGGTGGTTTTGCGCGGCCGCCGCCCCTCGGCACGCTGCGTTCACCCCACTTGGCTCGCCCCGTTCGCCCCTTCCCCTTGGGCTCAATCGCCGCCTCTCCCCTTGCCTGTGACCTCCGCCTCCTCCTCGCCCGCCGACCGCCCTCCTGCACACTTTCGTTGGAGCATCTGCGGTCTCCTTTTCCTCTCCATCGTCGTCAACTATGTGCACCGATTGACGATCGGCATCCTCAAGGATCCCCTCAGTCAGCAGCTCGGCTGGAGTGAAACCGACTACGGCCAGATCGCCGCCGCGTTCTCCTTCGCTTACGCCTTCGGTTATCTGTTTGGCGGTCGGCTGCTGGATCGTTGGGGCGTAAAGCGGGGGCTGCCCGTCTTCGTGCTCGCGTGGAGTCTCGCGGCCACGGCGCACGGTCTCATCGCGTTGCTCGATCCCAGCGCGCGCGTTTCCTTCAACTACCCGTGGTTTTCGTGGGCCGAAAAGGGTCTCGTCTGGTCCACCTTCGGGGTGCCGCTGACGGTGTTTGGTTTCATCTCGGCCCGCATCGCCCTCGGTCTCACGCAGGGCGGTAATTTCCCCGGCGCGGTCAAGGCGGTCGCCGAGTGGTTTCCGGTTCGCGAGCGCGCGCTCGCCACCGGTCTTTTCAACGTCGGTAGCAACGTCGGCGCCGTCCTCTGCCCCTTGCTCGTGCAATGGATGTTTGTGCGCTGGGGATGGGCCGCGACGTTTTATGTGACCGGTCTCACTGGCTTCATCTGGGTCGTGCTTTGGTGGTGGCTCTACGAAGCGCCGGCGCGCCACCCGCGCCTGAGCGCCGCCGAACGCACTTACATTCTCGACGGCCAGCCGGCCGTGGAGGAGCCGAAGGTCAGCGTGCCGTGGCGCCGCCTCCTGCGCGAGCGCGCGGTTTGGGCTTACGTGCTCGCCAGCATCTTCGCCGGACCGGCCTGGGGCTTCTACCAATTCTTCCTGCCGGATTTTTTGAAAAAAACCTTCGCCTTCGATCTCGCGGCGACCGCGCGCTGGACGGCGTTCTTTTTCTTCCTCGCGGCGATTGGTGGAGTGCTTGGCGGTTGGTTTGCCGGTAAACTGCTCGCCCGCGGTTGGGCTGTCGCCAAGGCCCGCAAGACCGCCTTGCTCGCCTGCGCCCTGGCGGTGTTGCCCGTCGGCCTGGCGCCCTTTGCGGGGTCGCCTTTGCTGGCTGTGCTCATCGTGGGGCTCGCGGGCTCCGCTCACCAGGGTTGGTCTGCCAATCTGTTCAGCCTCGTGTCGGACACGATGCCGCGCCACGCGATCAGCTCGGTGGTGGGGCTTGGCGGTTTTGTGGCCTACTTCACCGGCGGATTCGTGAATGGGTTCACCGGACTCATTCTGGAGAGGACGGGCAGCTATGTTCCCGTTTTCGCCTACTTCTCCGGCATGTATCTGCTCTCCCTCTTGTTGGTGCACCTGCTGGTCCCACGCATCGACCGCGCCTGAGTTAATTTTTCCGTCTCCCCCTCCATGCCGACCGGCTCTTTTTCCTCGCCCGCCCTGCTCGACGACTCCGCGCCTTGGAGCCCTGATCTCGGTGACGGCACTTACCGCAATCCGGTGCTCTACGCCGATTATTCGGATCCCGACGCCATTCGGGTGGGTGACGATTTTTACCTGATCGCGTCGAGTTTCTCCGCGGTGCCCGGTCTCCCGGTGCTGCACTCCCGCGACCTCGTCAACTGGCGTCTGCTTGGCCATGCGCTGCCGCGTCTGGTGCCGGAAGCGCACTTTGCAACCCCT
This portion of the Actomonas aquatica genome encodes:
- a CDS encoding MFS transporter, which gives rise to MTSASSSPADRPPAHFRWSICGLLFLSIVVNYVHRLTIGILKDPLSQQLGWSETDYGQIAAAFSFAYAFGYLFGGRLLDRWGVKRGLPVFVLAWSLAATAHGLIALLDPSARVSFNYPWFSWAEKGLVWSTFGVPLTVFGFISARIALGLTQGGNFPGAVKAVAEWFPVRERALATGLFNVGSNVGAVLCPLLVQWMFVRWGWAATFYVTGLTGFIWVVLWWWLYEAPARHPRLSAAERTYILDGQPAVEEPKVSVPWRRLLRERAVWAYVLASIFAGPAWGFYQFFLPDFLKKTFAFDLAATARWTAFFFFLAAIGGVLGGWFAGKLLARGWAVAKARKTALLACALAVLPVGLAPFAGSPLLAVLIVGLAGSAHQGWSANLFSLVSDTMPRHAISSVVGLGGFVAYFTGGFVNGFTGLILERTGSYVPVFAYFSGMYLLSLLLVHLLVPRIDRA